TATCAATGATATTAAAAAACTATTTATTGAGGGAGATGCATTGTCCGTTACAGAAAACAATCAAGAAAACACTCTTTTAGAAGAAGATAAAGAAAACAAAACATTTCAAAACCAAAAAGGCAGACCTACTGTAGATGAAGAAGACAAGAGA
This region of Campylobacter sp. RM16192 genomic DNA includes:
- a CDS encoding plasmid mobilization protein produces the protein MYKNINDIKKLFIEGDALSVTENNQENTLLEEDKENKTFQNQKGRPTVDEEDKRTEQIIIYLTKKQKETLKNKAKKNNLSISKYVTIKIFGLE